The DNA region CATACCAGAAGCTGTGAAATCTGAAACGTAGTCTACAGCTGCCGCATTTGTGGCTTGTTCACGTAGAATATCTGAATACAGACGATGCAAAATATCACGCAATGGTGGATAGAATTGTTCACGCAAACCAGCATTTAAAAGCACAGCAATAGCCATTGCATTGGCTTGAATAAATTCAAAGAAAGCTTCGGCTACTTTTTTTGAGTCGTTTGGTAAATGTTGCGCCTCGTTTGCAAAATCAGTAGTTAATTGATTAACAATGGCGCTAATTACAGCTTCTTTGGTTCCAAAGTGACGGTAGAAAGCCATCCGTGACACGCCTGCCTTGCGTGTAATCTCGGTCACAGCAAGTTGGTCATAAGATTGACTTTGTAAGAGTGTTAGCGTTGCTTCAATTATTTGATCATCCGTTTGCTGACGGATGCTTTCAGTTAACATATTTTTCATACTACGAGTATACAAAGAAATGAGTGCTCTGTTCCAGTTCACGAGTGTAACACCATAATTGCTTATGACTCTTTAGAAATCTGTAGTTGCCTTAAGAAATTATTAATGTTCAAAGCTAGTTAATTAAATGCCGTTGTTGCGCGTAGTTATAGAGTTCTGGGCTTAAAATGTAGGGAACTTGAGTTAAGTCGCTTGCTTGCTTGGCACCAACCATGGCATAAAGTTGTCGTAATTGATCTTGCCAGAGTGTAACCTCTGCAATCAAGGCGTCAACGTCTTTTGACAATAAAGTATGCAGAAAGTGACCAGCGACGCCGACTGCTTTGGCACCTAAAACTTGTGCTTTTAAAATATCCAAAGGTGTTTGAATGCCGCCGGTTGCGATGATTGATGCATGTGCATACCGTGCTTCCAGCAATGATTCAGCGGTTGTCTGTCCCCAGTCATAAAGAAATTGGTAAGGTTGCTCGACCGATAGTGATCGATTACGACGATCTTCAATTTTTGCGAAATTTGTACCTGATCGGCCACCAAGATTAATATATTTAGCACCAATTTGTTCAAGTTGTTGAATTGTTGTTTGATCCATACCAAAGCCAACCTCTTTAATAATGACTGGGACAGCACTGGTTGTGATAATTTCACCTAATGATTCCAACCAGATGAAATTTTGATCACCCTCTGGCATGACAATTTCTTGTGTGACGTTTACATGAACTTCAAGTGCATTGGCGCCGATCATATCGACAACACGTTGGGCTTCGTATGCTGTGTGTCCAGCGCCTAAATTAGCGATAATAAAGCCATCTGGATTGATTTTTCTAACGTTTTCAAAAGTGGCAATAGTATCAAATTCTTTTAATGCGATACTTTGTGAACCAACCGCCATGGCAATGTTGGTTTCTTTGGCAACTTGTGACAATTGTTCATTGATTAATCCCGTTTTTTGACTGCCACCAGTCATGGCTTCAATGTAAAACGGCGAACTAAGCGGAAAATTATTGTCATCAACTGTGAGTGACACTTGATTGAGTGCAGTTTCAGGTAGTGAACGATGGATTAAACGAACTTGATTAAGCGATGAAATTGCGGGTTCTTTTCGATATTCTGCCTCAGCGACGGCCAAATGTTCGTCTTTTCGATGAGCATGTGCTGATTCCATATTAAACCTCTTTTTCTGTATAAATTGATAATGGTAATGGCATAATATGATGTGCCTGCCAAGCTTTTTGTAGGGCCGATAATTGCCATGCTGTTTGAACGATTGCTAAACCGTTATCTCCGTTACCTGCGCCAGAAATTTTACTGGGGACATGTATTCGGTCAGCACTGTGCATGAGTTGTACCAGTTTTGGCGTTTGATAGGGGATATGTCGAGCTTGTGTATAAGTTGATAACAGCTGCCGGTTATCAATCAATGCCTGTGCCATTTGGGACCAATTGGTGGTATTAATTGCCGCAACTAGCTGCTTCACAATTCGAGCTGACGCGGTTTGAAACGTCGACTCAGTCTCGTCTTGTGTCGTAATTTGGTTCAATTGGATCTGTGTATTCGCAGGCTTTTGCGTCCAACCAATGGTTATGTGCCAATCAGTTGGCCAAATTAATGGCTGAATAACTAGGCAAGGCCATTGTTCTGTAATGATTGATGCGATTGATTGTGTTTGAAGTTGTGTTGTCAACCAGACATGATCGAACTTTTGGTAATATATGAGGCCTGAAAATGCTGCTGCAGCCAAATCCCCCATCGACCCATTGACAAAATTAGGTAGACTGTGCAGCACAATAGCCGCTAATTTATAAATCGTTAGTGGCGAATGTGGCATTTGATGTAAGATGAAAAGAGATTTAATAATCCCAATGACAGTCGCACCAGATGACCCGAGACCAATTTTTTGGTCATGAATCGTTAGATCACTAGAAATATTTAATTTGAATGGCTGAATTGATTGCTGACAGTTCATCATGAATTGCGCAAAAACAGATAAACTCTGTTGAATGAGTCGCCAATCGTCATTAGGTAATAAGTTAAATAATTCATCTGGTTGATATTGCCTGTATCCAAGTAAATCACTGGTCACAACAATTAACGGCTCAGTATTCAGTTGTGCATCAAATGTGATAAATCGATTGACTGCAAAAACAATACTGGGTTGACCAGGATCAGTATTTGCGTACTCACCGGCTAAAAATAATTTACCCGGGATTTTAATTACTGTCATGACAAATGATTTCCTTGTTGAATGGTGATACCAGGCCCTGGCGTAGCAATTTGATATTGAATGTCGGGTACCGAAGAACGGAGTGCATGAATAATTGTTTCCGTATCTTTAGGATCTGAAATAATTTTAACATTGGGACCAGCGTCCATTGTTGAAAATGCAAGTATGCCTTCTCGACGCAATTTTTGGACAGTATTAATAATCGTCCAAGACCGATCAGTCAGGTAATTGAAGGCTGGATTTGCCATCATATTTTGGGCATGCATTTCTAATGCATTTCTTTCAGCCATGTGCCCTAGCATTTCTAAGTCGTGATTTTGAATAGCCTGTTGCATGGGCTGCACCATTGCATTTGTGCGTTTAACCCATGCTGGATAGTCTGGTGAAAATTGCATGGCATTTTGCATACCACTTCGCGAGTTAATTTTTTTTGGTTGATCAGAAATGACGACTGTAATTAACTGAATTGGCCAATCAATTATTTGCTGAATTGGTTCAGCGACTGAAGATTGATCATCATTTCCACGCTGCCACTGGACGAAACCGCCAAAAATTGATCGACTAGCAGAACCAGATCCTCGTCGCGCTAAACGAGATAGGTCGGTTAAATCGGTTGAAATACCAGCTGCAGCTGATGCTGCACCAGCTAGTGCTGCAAAAGCCGAAGCAGAGGAGGCCAATCCAGCTGCTGTTGGGACATGGTTATTAGAACGAACTACTGCAAAATCGGTGATATTAGCTTGTTGTCGAACTAAATTGAGAAAGGTAACGACTTTTTGACCTGCTGCGCCGGTTATTTGGTCATCATTGATATAGATGTCATCAGATGTCAGTGATGCATCGAAATTGACAGCAGTTTCAGTATAAAATTCATCTAATGTGAGACTAATTGAAGTGGTTGTGGGGATGATTAATTGCGAATCGGCTTTGCCCCAGTACTTGAGGAGGGCAATATTTGTGTGCGCCTTTGCTGTATATGTCGTCATAATTACTCCTGATGCTGTTGATAGTTTTGCATCCAAATTTCTTTTGCGCCAGCAGTTTCTAAGGCAGCGATGATTTTTTTAGCAGTTTTTTGGTTATCAGTTAGGGCAATCATTGTGCCACCTATACCACCACCGGTTAATTTTGCCCCAATCGCCCCAGCGTTTTTGGCTGCCGAAACGAGCAATTCTAGTTTTGGGTGTGAGATGCCTAGTGCTCTTAAATGGCTATGCGCATCGTCCATTAAGGTACCAAGCAATTCAATATTGTCGTCGGCGAGGGTGTCTTTGGCAGATAGGGTAAGTTTACCAAGGTCAGTGATGTGATTTTGCATACTTTGAGGTTGATTGACTAGATTATTACGCACCACTGAAACCGCAAGACCTGTCTGACCATGAATGCCTGTATCTGCCAAAATTAAAATACCGTCGAAATTGAATGCCATTGCTTCGGGGTGACTGTGTTTAATAAACCAAACTGGCACTTGGCTGGCAACGGTCGCAGCATCAATCCCAGAAGGTGATCCATGGGTGATACCTTCTTCAATTGCCGCCCAATTTTGTAGCGCCTCATTTGTTAATTTAGCGTCAAAAAAATCGTAAAAGGCACGCGTAATAGCTATTGCACTGGCGGCGGATGAACCCATCCCACGTTCTTGTGGAATCAGTGAAGTGATTTTTAATGTAAAGCCGATATCATTGGCATCAAAGAAGTCAAGTAAACGCGTAATTAATTGACGCAGACCTTCGTAGTTTTCTGCCATATCTGATAAATAACCTTGATATGCTGGTGCCAATATTAATTGGCCAGTCGCACGTGTCGTAAGTTGGGCAGTGAATGTGAGGTTAGGAAGGGGAAGGGCAATGGCTGGCTGACCATAAACCACGGCATGTTCGCCCATTAGAATAACTTTAGCGTGACTCTTTCCAATTGCTGTTTTTTTCAAATTAAATGCCACCATTTCTAAAAGTGTCTTTCACTCATTAATTCAGTTAATAAAATGAGATATATTCTATTTTACTAGATTTTACGAATTAGGGCGCGGTCTTTCCATGATTGATTACACAAAACAGCGGAGAGGGTCGATATTAATCATGATATAATATTAAATATTAGAAAAATTTATGGTGGTAAATGGTGAAAAAACAGGTGACATATGCAGTTGTTGATTTAGAAACAACGAGTACACAGAACAAGACTGGCCGTATTATCCAAATTGCGGTCGCTTTTGTGCAAGATAAAAAAGTTGTCAATCAATTTTCAACTTTAATAAATCCAGGAGTTCAAATTCCAACAGCCATTGAAAAATTAACACATATTGAGGACCGTATGGTCAAATCAGCTCCTTATTTTGAAGATGTGGCGCAAATGCTGCATGCAATGTTAGTTGATACTGTTTTTGTTGCACATAATGTTAATTTCGATTTACCATTTTTAAATGCTGAATTTCAACGAGTTGGGTTGTCTGAGTTAACTAATCAAGCCATTGATACGGTTACTTTATCTCAAATTTTATGGCCAACAGCGTCTAGCTATCGGCTAAGTGACTTGACGCAGTTACTACATATTGAACATAGCAATCCACATCGTGCAGACAGTGACGCAGTTGCAACTGGCATGTTATTAATCGCAGCAATTGATAAAGCGGCTTCATTGCCGATGATAACTTTACAATCGTTAGTCGAGTTGCCACTTGTTTTGCCGCGCGAAACAAAACAAATTTTTGATTTGGCACTTGAAATTAATCGTGCCAATCCTTTACCATTAGCTAAAAACCTGGTTGTTGTGGATCGATTGGCAATTAGACGGTTTTCAGCGCCATCAAAACATAAACGGCCAGCAACAACCCATTACCCCAAAAAGCAGATAGAAAAAGAAAATTTGTACCCTAAAGAGCTCTCTTATCGTGCCGATCAAGCTAAAATGATGAACATGATTTTTGATCACTACATCGATCGAGACGAGGTACATACACCTGGTGATGATGCGTTGATTATCGAAGCACCAACAGGTATGGGTAAGACTTTAGGTTATTTAATGCCATTCGCATATCTGGCAACAATGACAAATAAGCAGGTTGTGATTACGGTACCAACCATTGCCTTGCAACATCAGGTCGTAAAGACTATCAACCAACAACTTAAGTCTGTTGTTCCTTTTGATATTCGGGGCGCACAACTCAAAGGCACACGAAATTATTTAAATTTACAAAGTTTTAAACGTTTATTGCTCCGTGATGAAGGTTCGATTGCGATGCAATTTGCTAAAGCACAGATATTAGTCTGGCTAACGGAAACGTTGACGGGTGACTTTGATGAGTTGAATTTAAATAATATTGGACCGGAATTTATGGCGCAATTATCACAAACGGCCAATAATCCTGAAGCATCGAAATTTTATCAGTATGAGTTTGAAAAGCGACAGCATATCGTTGCAAAAGATGCGACTTTTCTTGTGGTTAATCACGCATATCTTACCCAGGCGATGCATTTGTGGATAGATGCAGTGAATAAGCCTTATTTGGTCATTGATGAAGCCCAAAGTTTACCGGACGTTGTGGTTAATCAGAGTCGACATCAGTTGGCTTTTTCTAGTTG from Weissella diestrammenae includes:
- a CDS encoding TetR/AcrR family transcriptional regulator, whose product is MKNMLTESIRQQTDDQIIEATLTLLQSQSYDQLAVTEITRKAGVSRMAFYRHFGTKEAVISAIVNQLTTDFANEAQHLPNDSKKVAEAFFEFIQANAMAIAVLLNAGLREQFYPPLRDILHRLYSDILREQATNAAAVDYVSDFTASGMLAIAIRWISTGMQDSITSLATIAKEMTDAQGEFL
- the fni gene encoding type 2 isopentenyl-diphosphate Delta-isomerase, whose product is MESAHAHRKDEHLAVAEAEYRKEPAISSLNQVRLIHRSLPETALNQVSLTVDDNNFPLSSPFYIEAMTGGSQKTGLINEQLSQVAKETNIAMAVGSQSIALKEFDTIATFENVRKINPDGFIIANLGAGHTAYEAQRVVDMIGANALEVHVNVTQEIVMPEGDQNFIWLESLGEIITTSAVPVIIKEVGFGMDQTTIQQLEQIGAKYINLGGRSGTNFAKIEDRRNRSLSVEQPYQFLYDWGQTTAESLLEARYAHASIIATGGIQTPLDILKAQVLGAKAVGVAGHFLHTLLSKDVDALIAEVTLWQDQLRQLYAMVGAKQASDLTQVPYILSPELYNYAQQRHLIN
- a CDS encoding phosphomevalonate kinase → MTVIKIPGKLFLAGEYANTDPGQPSIVFAVNRFITFDAQLNTEPLIVVTSDLLGYRQYQPDELFNLLPNDDWRLIQQSLSVFAQFMMNCQQSIQPFKLNISSDLTIHDQKIGLGSSGATVIGIIKSLFILHQMPHSPLTIYKLAAIVLHSLPNFVNGSMGDLAAAAFSGLIYYQKFDHVWLTTQLQTQSIASIITEQWPCLVIQPLIWPTDWHITIGWTQKPANTQIQLNQITTQDETESTFQTASARIVKQLVAAINTTNWSQMAQALIDNRQLLSTYTQARHIPYQTPKLVQLMHSADRIHVPSKISGAGNGDNGLAIVQTAWQLSALQKAWQAHHIMPLPLSIYTEKEV
- the mvaD gene encoding diphosphomevalonate decarboxylase, with product MTTYTAKAHTNIALLKYWGKADSQLIIPTTTSISLTLDEFYTETAVNFDASLTSDDIYINDDQITGAAGQKVVTFLNLVRQQANITDFAVVRSNNHVPTAAGLASSASAFAALAGAASAAAGISTDLTDLSRLARRGSGSASRSIFGGFVQWQRGNDDQSSVAEPIQQIIDWPIQLITVVISDQPKKINSRSGMQNAMQFSPDYPAWVKRTNAMVQPMQQAIQNHDLEMLGHMAERNALEMHAQNMMANPAFNYLTDRSWTIINTVQKLRREGILAFSTMDAGPNVKIISDPKDTETIIHALRSSVPDIQYQIATPGPGITIQQGNHLS
- the mvk gene encoding mevalonate kinase: MVAFNLKKTAIGKSHAKVILMGEHAVVYGQPAIALPLPNLTFTAQLTTRATGQLILAPAYQGYLSDMAENYEGLRQLITRLLDFFDANDIGFTLKITSLIPQERGMGSSAASAIAITRAFYDFFDAKLTNEALQNWAAIEEGITHGSPSGIDAATVASQVPVWFIKHSHPEAMAFNFDGILILADTGIHGQTGLAVSVVRNNLVNQPQSMQNHITDLGKLTLSAKDTLADDNIELLGTLMDDAHSHLRALGISHPKLELLVSAAKNAGAIGAKLTGGGIGGTMIALTDNQKTAKKIIAALETAGAKEIWMQNYQQHQE
- a CDS encoding helicase C-terminal domain-containing protein yields the protein MVKKQVTYAVVDLETTSTQNKTGRIIQIAVAFVQDKKVVNQFSTLINPGVQIPTAIEKLTHIEDRMVKSAPYFEDVAQMLHAMLVDTVFVAHNVNFDLPFLNAEFQRVGLSELTNQAIDTVTLSQILWPTASSYRLSDLTQLLHIEHSNPHRADSDAVATGMLLIAAIDKAASLPMITLQSLVELPLVLPRETKQIFDLALEINRANPLPLAKNLVVVDRLAIRRFSAPSKHKRPATTHYPKKQIEKENLYPKELSYRADQAKMMNMIFDHYIDRDEVHTPGDDALIIEAPTGMGKTLGYLMPFAYLATMTNKQVVITVPTIALQHQVVKTINQQLKSVVPFDIRGAQLKGTRNYLNLQSFKRLLLRDEGSIAMQFAKAQILVWLTETLTGDFDELNLNNIGPEFMAQLSQTANNPEASKFYQYEFEKRQHIVAKDATFLVVNHAYLTQAMHLWIDAVNKPYLVIDEAQSLPDVVVNQSRHQLAFSSWLSRVQMAKELLDSHVQPSIRGVFERIIGGQNLRQTFDQQLTELERVLPEFQQAIYRRFVMNYHTPATAGRTEHQIDIQALARFFVDHQDVMLTIKKHLKLLDQVEQDMMAKFVASQDVFSLNERQSLADFRRMLSSIVENGRILFQFQDDLINYPDATVFWITDNHGQNNLSLQLAGGLLHTQDYFKKLIYPNFMPPFITGATLFTTTKSRYLYTRLNLNHDTAVSEKFKEVYDYKRQSALFMVNDAPLPSDEEFVRYLSEQLLIIMNDVNRNTLVLFTSNEMLQRVYHTIVNDTRYRKSETTVLAQGISGTRSKLLKRMQSETHVMILGAMSFWEGVDLPGSALELVVLARLPFDQPNTVLQQAEDALLKNTGQSIFHQSILPKAILKLRQGIGRLIRSENDRGVIVIFDKRIIQKQYGKTMRNMLPQDMPQLEIETSALQAQLAQFFSITANNQNNELN